The following are from one region of the Homo sapiens chromosome 19 genomic patch of type NOVEL, GRCh38.p14 PATCHES HSCHR19KIR_CA01-TB04_CTG3_1 genome:
- the KIR2DL1 gene encoding killer cell immunoglobulin-like receptor 2DL1 precursor (The RefSeq protein has 1 substitution, 1 frameshift compared to this genomic sequence), producing the protein MSLLVVSMACVGFFLLQGAWPHEGVHRKPSLLAHPGRLVKSEETVILQCWSDVMFEHFLLHREGMFNDTLRLIGEHHDGVSKANFSISRMTQDLAGTYRCYGSVTHSPYQVSAPSDPLDIVIIGLYEKPSLSAQLGPTVLAGENVTLSCSSRSSYDMYHLSREGEAHERRLPAGPKVNGTFQADFPLGPATHGGTYRCFGSFHDSPYEWSKSSDPLLVSVTGNPSNSWPSPTEPSSKTGNPRHLHILIGTSVVIILFILLFFLLHRWCSNKKNAAVMDQESAGNRTANSEDSDEQDPQEVTYTQLNHCVFTQRKITRPSQRPKTPPTDIIVYTELPNAESRSKVVSCP; encoded by the exons ATGTCGCTCTTGGTCGTCAGCATGGCGTGTGTTG GGTTCTTCTTGCTGCAGGGGGCCTGGCCACATGAGG GAGTCCACAGAAAACCTTCCCTCCTGGCCCACCCAGGTCGCCTGGTGAAATCAGAAGAGACAGTCATCCTGCAGTGTTGGTCAGATGTCATGTTTGAACACTTCCTTCTGCACAGAGAGGGGATGTTTAACGACACTTTGCGCCTCATTGGAGAACACCATGATGGGGTCTCCAAGGCCAACTTCTCCATCAGTCGCATGACGCAAGACCTGGCAGGGACCTACAGATGCTACGGTTCTGTTACTCACTCCCCCTATCAGGTGTCAGCTCCCAGTGACCCTCTGGACATCGTGATCATAG GTCTATATGAGAAACCTTCTCTCTCAGCCCAGCTGGGCCCCACGGTTCTGGCAGGAGAGAATGTGACCTTGTCCTGCAGCTCCCGGAGCTCCTATGACATGTACCATCTATCCAGGGAAGGGGAGGCCCATGAACGTAGGCTCCCTGCAGGGCCCAAGGTCAACGGAACATTCCAGGCTGACTTTCCTCTGGGCCCTGCCACCCACGGAGGGACCTACAGATGCTTCGGCTCTTTCCATGACTCTCCATAGGAGTGGTCAAAGTCAAGTGACCCACTGCTTGTTTCTGTCACAG GAAACCCTTCAAATAGTTGGCCTTCACCCACTGAACCAAGCTCCAAAACCG GTAACCCCCGACACCTGCACATTCTGATTGGGACCTCAGTGGTCATCatcctcttcatcctcctcttctttctccttcat cGCTGGTGCTCCAACAAAAAAA ATGCTGCGGTAATGGACCAAGAGTCTGCAGGAAACAGAACAGCGAATAGCGAG GACTCTGATGAACAAGACCCTCAGGAGGTGACATACACACAGTTGAATCACTGCGTTTTCACACAGAGAAAAATCACTCGCCCTTCTCAGAGGCCCAAGACACCCCCAACAGATATCATCGTGTACACGGAACTTCCAAATGCTGAGTCCAGATCCAAAGTTGTCTCCTGCCCATGA